Proteins encoded together in one Undibacterium sp. CCC3.4 window:
- the glpK gene encoding glycerol kinase GlpK: MHKETSGSQYILALDQGTTSSRAVLFDKRGAVVAVAQKEFAQIYPQPGWVEHDPQEIWSTQAGVAAQVLAHAGLNGDAIAAIGITNQRETTIVWDRASGRPIYPAIVWQDRRTADYCDALKARGLEDMVRAKTGLPVDAYFSATKINWILDHVEGARAQAEAGKLAFGTVDSWLVWNFSQQKLHVTDVTNASRTMLFNIHSLEWDEELLELFTIPRSMLPQVRSCSEVYGHTGRSLFGHEIPLAGIAGDQHAALFGQMCVTPGMVKNTYGTGCFLVMNTGTSPVESKNNLVTTIAWQIGDQVNYALEGSIFIGGAVVQWLRDGLGLVRSAGEIETLARSVPDSDGVYMVPAFAGLGAPHWNPRVRGSVFGVTRGSTAGHIARAALDSIAYQSVDVMRAMEADLGGPIAELRVDGGAVANDLLMQFQADLLGVDVVRPQITETTALGAAYLAGLAVGYWKDLSEIQSQWQLDRRFHPAMPAAAVVNCMKSWQRALKASIAWADES, encoded by the coding sequence ATGCACAAGGAAACGTCCGGTAGTCAATATATTCTCGCGCTTGATCAAGGCACCACCAGTTCGCGAGCGGTATTGTTCGATAAGCGCGGTGCCGTAGTGGCCGTCGCCCAGAAAGAATTTGCACAAATTTATCCGCAACCGGGTTGGGTCGAGCACGACCCGCAGGAAATCTGGTCAACCCAGGCCGGTGTCGCAGCCCAAGTACTGGCTCACGCCGGCTTGAACGGCGACGCTATTGCCGCCATTGGCATCACCAATCAGCGCGAAACGACCATCGTCTGGGATCGTGCCAGCGGCCGGCCTATCTATCCCGCCATCGTCTGGCAAGACCGCCGTACCGCCGACTACTGCGATGCGCTCAAAGCCCGTGGGCTAGAGGATATGGTGAGGGCTAAAACCGGTTTGCCGGTCGATGCCTATTTTTCCGCTACCAAGATCAATTGGATTCTCGATCATGTGGAAGGGGCACGCGCGCAAGCGGAAGCGGGAAAATTGGCGTTCGGCACGGTTGACAGTTGGTTAGTTTGGAATTTTTCTCAGCAAAAACTGCATGTCACCGATGTCACGAATGCCTCGCGCACCATGCTCTTTAATATACACAGCTTGGAATGGGATGAAGAACTGCTCGAACTGTTCACTATCCCACGCAGTATGTTGCCGCAAGTACGCTCGTGTTCTGAAGTGTATGGCCACACTGGCCGCAGTTTGTTCGGCCATGAAATTCCTCTGGCCGGCATCGCTGGCGATCAGCATGCGGCCTTGTTCGGTCAAATGTGCGTCACTCCCGGCATGGTGAAAAACACTTATGGTACCGGTTGTTTTCTGGTGATGAATACGGGCACCTCACCAGTGGAATCGAAAAATAATTTGGTTACCACTATTGCTTGGCAAATCGGCGATCAAGTCAATTACGCGCTTGAAGGCAGTATCTTTATAGGTGGAGCGGTGGTGCAGTGGTTGCGCGATGGTTTAGGTCTCGTTCGCAGTGCCGGCGAGATCGAAACGCTGGCCAGATCGGTGCCCGACAGCGATGGCGTTTACATGGTGCCAGCCTTTGCCGGACTCGGCGCGCCGCACTGGAATCCGCGCGTGCGCGGCAGTGTATTTGGCGTCACCCGTGGTAGTACCGCCGGGCATATTGCGCGCGCTGCGCTCGATAGTATCGCCTACCAGTCGGTGGATGTCATGCGTGCCATGGAAGCCGATCTCGGCGGCCCGATTGCCGAATTACGCGTCGATGGCGGCGCGGTCGCGAATGATTTACTCATGCAATTTCAAGCCGATTTGCTCGGCGTCGATGTCGTGCGTCCGCAGATCACTGAAACCACCGCGCTGGGCGCGGCCTATCTGGCCGGTTTAGCAGTCGGTTATTGGAAAGACTTGAGCGAGATTCAAAGCCAGTGGCAACTCGACCGCCGCTTTCATCCGGCCATGCCGGCCGCCGCCGTGGTCAACTGCATGAAATCTTGGCAGCGCGCGCTCAAAGCCAGTATCGCGTGGGCTGACGAAAGCTGA